One part of the Nitrospira defluvii genome encodes these proteins:
- a CDS encoding thermonuclease family protein has translation MGCAPRIHCSELLSPQFGGEGTLPPSQVVIFHGCHDGDTCTFTLPTVPPPFGNRIPVRLAGIDTPEMHGKCDREKIMARQAKAVTEGMLNEAKQIELVDLRRDKYFRVLAGIRTDGRDVARQLIEAGLAVPYDGGTKTANWCQH, from the coding sequence GTGGGATGCGCCCCGCGCATTCACTGCTCAGAGTTGCTGTCCCCACAGTTTGGTGGCGAGGGCACCCTTCCCCCTTCACAGGTCGTCATTTTTCACGGTTGCCATGACGGCGACACATGCACGTTCACGCTCCCCACTGTTCCACCTCCCTTTGGTAACCGCATTCCAGTTCGGCTGGCTGGTATCGATACACCCGAGATGCATGGTAAGTGTGACCGTGAAAAGATCATGGCCCGGCAGGCGAAAGCTGTGACGGAAGGAATGTTAAACGAGGCCAAACAGATCGAATTGGTGGACCTCCGCCGGGATAAATATTTTAGAGTCCTGGCTGGGATCAGAACTGATGGCCGCGATGTGGCTCGCCAGCTGATTGAGGCCGGATTGGCAGTGCCCTATGACGGTGGGACGAAGACTGCAAACTGGTGTCAGCATTGA
- a CDS encoding ComEA family DNA-binding protein: MRSQFMKWTLRVGLGTVLLLALPLFPLGVINSPVGHAAEKGEPLDINTATVDQLKALPGIGDAYSEKIIKGRPYQRKDELAQKKIIPRATYEGIKYKIVAKQK; this comes from the coding sequence ATGAGATCACAATTCATGAAGTGGACACTCCGTGTAGGACTGGGCACCGTGCTCCTGCTCGCGCTCCCCCTCTTCCCCCTTGGTGTGATAAATTCTCCGGTGGGCCACGCAGCTGAGAAAGGCGAGCCCCTCGACATCAACACGGCCACCGTCGACCAACTCAAAGCGCTTCCTGGAATCGGAGACGCCTACTCCGAAAAGATCATCAAGGGTCGGCCGTATCAAAGGAAGGATGAGCTCGCGCAGAAGAAGATTATCCCACGGGCGACCTATGAAGGGATCAAGTACAAGATTGTGGCAAAGCAGAAGTAG
- a CDS encoding thermonuclease family protein, whose protein sequence is MRFLLVALFTVLLAVPVLAGVYSGQVVGVIDGDTIDVLHNGKAERIRLNGIDCPEKSQSYGQKAKQAASALVFSKEVTLHTFEEDKYGRTIGNVLLADGTNVNQELVKEGWCWWYRKYAPGNTVLEGLENEAREARKGLWVDPQPVPPWQWRKR, encoded by the coding sequence ATGCGCTTTCTTCTCGTGGCTCTTTTTACCGTTCTGCTTGCGGTGCCTGTATTAGCAGGGGTGTATTCTGGCCAAGTGGTCGGGGTGATTGACGGTGATACGATTGACGTTCTGCATAACGGTAAAGCTGAACGTATCCGACTCAATGGCATCGACTGCCCTGAGAAAAGCCAATCCTACGGGCAGAAGGCTAAGCAGGCCGCCTCAGCCCTCGTGTTCAGCAAAGAGGTCACGCTGCACACGTTCGAGGAAGACAAGTATGGGCGCACCATTGGAAATGTGCTCCTAGCCGATGGAACGAACGTCAACCAGGAGCTAGTCAAAGAGGGCTGGTGCTGGTGGTATCGGAAATATGCACCAGGAAATACGGTGCTCGAAGGGTTAGAGAACGAAGCGCGAGAGGCTCGAAAAGGCCTGTGGGTTGATCCGCAGCCGGTGCCGCCGTGGCAGTGGCGGAAGCGTTGA
- a CDS encoding XRE family transcriptional regulator has protein sequence MLKQILDSAKLDLQTSAELLGVSPKIFQEWVAGNRSIPDSMVSRLSTVLGVSPLTLRSTRSEQRQQGDVAPAIWFKFRGNGLTDVDREYVLLIRHLGYYFDQLEQATDSRATGWQLIFENIRRETDLQAPPREQGRQAARIFRQLSGLDKGKTGIGEAFRGNLRNRGVLIIESPMPESSVEGCCFYLGATSLERPCLFSNSYKRTWFRGNHILLHELAHAIFDAYTDGASIDLFPLQNQEAQSSLSEERAQAFAQESLAPRDVLIHMSSTLGLNLHALTPKQLATLIAKTHTEQKTVISAALSNDLISPEEAEQYARFDIASDLSELSVRALTTEQFLKRHDSKKDEWRDRRNTTIYSRTLRLPANYIKRVVEATVAGQISPSKAAEFLMIDESTFYSRFGSQMPEYVE, from the coding sequence ATGCTCAAGCAGATCCTGGATTCAGCTAAATTAGACTTACAAACCTCAGCCGAACTTCTTGGAGTTAGTCCCAAGATATTCCAGGAGTGGGTTGCAGGTAATCGCTCTATCCCTGACTCGATGGTGTCACGCCTATCGACAGTCTTGGGCGTATCACCTCTGACTCTGCGTAGTACTCGAAGCGAACAGAGACAGCAAGGTGATGTAGCTCCAGCTATCTGGTTTAAGTTCCGCGGAAATGGCCTTACTGACGTTGATCGCGAATACGTTCTTCTAATACGTCACCTCGGGTATTACTTCGATCAGCTTGAGCAAGCCACTGATAGCAGGGCAACTGGGTGGCAATTGATATTTGAGAATATCCGTCGCGAAACAGACCTTCAGGCTCCGCCCCGAGAACAAGGCCGACAGGCAGCGAGGATTTTCAGGCAACTCTCAGGCCTAGACAAGGGCAAAACAGGTATAGGGGAAGCTTTCAGGGGAAATCTTAGAAATAGAGGGGTTCTTATCATTGAGAGCCCGATGCCAGAGTCGAGCGTTGAAGGGTGCTGCTTTTACCTAGGAGCTACTTCTTTAGAGCGCCCATGCCTTTTCTCTAATTCATATAAGCGCACATGGTTTAGGGGCAACCACATACTACTGCACGAGCTTGCCCATGCTATTTTTGATGCATATACCGATGGTGCGTCTATTGATCTGTTCCCTCTTCAAAATCAAGAGGCCCAATCCAGCTTATCTGAAGAAAGGGCTCAGGCATTTGCGCAAGAAAGCTTGGCACCACGTGACGTGCTAATACACATGAGCTCGACGTTAGGCTTGAACTTGCATGCGCTTACGCCCAAGCAGCTGGCCACATTGATTGCAAAAACTCATACTGAGCAGAAAACGGTGATCTCGGCAGCACTTAGCAATGACTTGATTTCTCCTGAAGAGGCAGAGCAATACGCCAGATTTGACATAGCGTCTGACCTCTCGGAGTTATCAGTGAGAGCTTTGACAACAGAGCAGTTCCTAAAAAGACACGACAGCAAGAAGGACGAATGGAGAGATAGGCGGAATACAACGATTTACTCAAGAACTCTCAGGCTCCCTGCCAACTATATTAAGCGTGTAGTAGAGGCAACAGTTGCTGGCCAGATCAGTCCAAGTAAAGCAGCTGAGTTCTTGATGATAGATGAATCAACATTCTACTCTCGATTTGGGAGTCAAATGCCTGAATATGTTGAATAG
- a CDS encoding CbiX/SirB N-terminal domain-containing protein, with amino-acid sequence MSTGLLIVGHGSRDPNANVEFEALVTAYRAGRPDLHVAHGYVELARPSLAAALRELAQRADSVVVLPLFLFAAGHVKNDIPLALSQARQEHPSVQFIVAHALGIHPNLVELAFERARAALEGARESAKTAVVVVGRGSSDPDANGDFCKVVRLLAEGRDLGWVVPCFIGVTRPLFEETVELVARARPERIVVAPYFLFGGRLITKIREQVDSFQARYPWIKTELAPHLGIDDRLLRLMDERLAEATAGERPLPCDTCQYRVPVSAVTGQVGGLKALLWSLRHGFTHAQAMPHVHAHRPLAKHVLVCGNVDCADGGSIPLIATLRRLLKDAGRDQDIRVTKTSCMGRCGEGPTVAVYPDGIWYRAVKETDAKELVDEHLLGDRLVSRLVDNIMQ; translated from the coding sequence ATGAGCACGGGATTGCTCATCGTCGGACACGGCAGCCGCGATCCCAACGCGAACGTCGAGTTTGAGGCGTTGGTGACGGCCTATCGTGCAGGGCGTCCTGATCTTCACGTCGCGCACGGCTATGTGGAGCTGGCCCGCCCGTCGTTGGCGGCCGCGCTTCGCGAGTTGGCGCAACGGGCCGACTCCGTTGTCGTCCTGCCGTTGTTTCTGTTTGCCGCGGGGCATGTGAAGAACGATATCCCTCTCGCGCTCTCGCAGGCTCGGCAAGAGCATCCTTCCGTCCAGTTTATCGTGGCCCATGCCTTGGGCATCCATCCCAATCTCGTGGAGCTGGCGTTCGAGCGGGCGCGGGCGGCGTTGGAAGGCGCCCGTGAATCCGCGAAGACCGCCGTGGTGGTGGTGGGCCGTGGTTCAAGCGACCCAGACGCGAACGGGGACTTTTGTAAAGTTGTTCGTCTCCTTGCCGAAGGGCGCGATCTTGGGTGGGTGGTGCCCTGCTTTATTGGCGTGACGAGACCGCTATTTGAGGAGACGGTGGAACTGGTTGCGCGTGCGCGCCCAGAGCGGATCGTCGTGGCGCCGTATTTTCTTTTCGGCGGAAGACTGATCACGAAAATTCGCGAACAGGTGGATTCGTTTCAAGCCCGGTATCCCTGGATCAAGACCGAACTGGCGCCCCATTTGGGAATTGACGACCGATTGCTCCGCTTGATGGACGAGCGCCTGGCCGAAGCGACAGCGGGAGAACGTCCGCTGCCCTGCGATACGTGTCAGTATCGAGTGCCGGTGTCCGCGGTGACCGGGCAGGTGGGCGGGCTCAAAGCGCTGCTCTGGAGTTTGCGGCACGGGTTTACCCACGCGCAAGCCATGCCTCATGTGCATGCCCATCGTCCGCTGGCGAAACATGTGTTGGTCTGCGGGAATGTCGATTGTGCCGACGGCGGGAGCATTCCGCTCATTGCCACATTGCGGCGGCTGTTGAAGGACGCTGGGCGGGATCAGGATATCCGCGTGACGAAGACCTCCTGCATGGGCCGCTGCGGGGAGGGGCCGACGGTCGCGGTCTATCCTGACGGCATCTGGTATCGGGCTGTGAAAGAGACGGATGCCAAGGAATTAGTCGACGAACATTTGCTGGGCGACCGGTTGGTCAGCCGCCTGGTTGACAACATCATGCAGTAA
- a CDS encoding FAD-dependent oxidoreductase — protein sequence MAVAKTARVVGTDRLGPDTLLLDLCAAEPVGFVGGQYLILDSRIVLPSGKAVKRAYSFLTGDAEQRNFQLAVKRIPDGPGSAFVHGLTAGTDISFSGPWGKFVPREGASGRTLILATDTGITAALGFLRATRFAPLLPQALLIWLRASAEYFLPDEFVQQQVPAACGEVRIAAIPAVGHHDRIPQARAILREVLVRGDIAQVFIAGDGAVNQVLSDDAMAAGVAVGKEQVESFFNMPKKSV from the coding sequence ATGGCGGTGGCGAAGACGGCTCGAGTGGTGGGAACCGACAGGCTGGGCCCCGATACGCTGCTGCTCGATCTGTGCGCGGCCGAACCGGTGGGGTTCGTCGGCGGACAGTATCTCATCCTTGACAGCCGCATCGTCTTGCCGAGCGGCAAGGCTGTGAAGCGGGCCTATTCGTTTCTGACAGGCGATGCGGAGCAACGGAACTTTCAGCTCGCCGTGAAGCGCATTCCTGATGGACCGGGTTCCGCTTTTGTGCATGGGCTGACAGCGGGAACGGATATTTCGTTCAGCGGACCCTGGGGCAAGTTCGTTCCGCGGGAGGGGGCCTCTGGCAGGACGCTGATCCTGGCGACGGATACAGGAATTACCGCCGCGCTGGGGTTTCTGCGAGCGACCCGGTTCGCTCCATTGCTGCCACAGGCATTGCTTATCTGGCTGCGAGCTTCGGCAGAGTATTTTCTTCCGGATGAGTTCGTGCAGCAGCAGGTTCCTGCTGCCTGTGGTGAGGTGAGGATTGCAGCGATCCCCGCGGTCGGCCATCACGACCGGATTCCTCAGGCCAGAGCCATTCTCCGTGAGGTGTTGGTGCGCGGCGATATTGCTCAGGTCTTCATCGCGGGTGATGGAGCCGTGAACCAGGTGTTGTCTGATGATGCGATGGCCGCCGGAGTGGCCGTGGGCAAGGAGCAGGTGGAGTCGTTCTTCAATATGCCGAAGAAATCCGTATGA
- a CDS encoding SOS response-associated peptidase: MCGRFTQTASPAVIAQQFGVASPPLFTARYNIAPSQPVAAIRIEPGTTTRQLVLLRWGLIPSWAKDPKIGQQCINAKAESVTEKPSFRAAFKTRRCLVIATGFYEWQVQGLRKQPMWIGMKSHRPFAFAGLWEHWHPPEGADIESCTILTTEPNELLRPIHNRMPVILAPSAYDQWLDPTVHQADSLKALLRPYPTEELTVYPVSTLVNNPRHDAPDCLESVSV, translated from the coding sequence ATGTGCGGACGCTTTACCCAAACGGCCTCGCCAGCGGTGATCGCTCAACAGTTTGGCGTCGCGAGTCCTCCCCTGTTCACTGCTCGTTACAACATTGCTCCCTCTCAACCGGTGGCCGCGATCCGGATCGAGCCGGGGACAACCACCCGTCAGCTGGTGCTGTTGCGCTGGGGGCTGATTCCGTCTTGGGCCAAAGACCCGAAAATCGGGCAGCAGTGCATAAATGCCAAAGCCGAGTCCGTGACGGAGAAACCCTCCTTTCGTGCCGCGTTCAAGACCCGACGCTGTCTTGTCATTGCGACGGGATTCTATGAGTGGCAGGTCCAGGGACTGAGAAAGCAGCCAATGTGGATCGGCATGAAGAGTCACCGTCCCTTTGCCTTTGCCGGCTTGTGGGAACACTGGCATCCCCCGGAAGGCGCGGACATCGAATCGTGTACGATCCTCACGACGGAACCGAACGAGTTGCTGCGACCGATCCACAATCGGATGCCGGTCATTCTGGCGCCATCAGCCTACGACCAGTGGCTCGACCCAACCGTCCATCAGGCAGACTCCCTGAAAGCCTTGCTCCGTCCCTATCCGACTGAGGAGCTCACGGTCTACCCGGTCAGTACGCTTGTCAATAACCCGCGACATGATGCCCCGGACTGCCTTGAGTCTGTCTCGGTTTAG
- a CDS encoding DUF3209 family protein, translating into MACHEIAGLRLGLMEVLGVKNEAERQHELAELGTGADQPGPIRSMCGAKDLASLKQYYESAVSALEQRVAATRPDDPKLPYLRTLIVLTKKVELDLTHQIEGLMHLYRDLDEMHDFVHEIYPAE; encoded by the coding sequence ATGGCCTGTCACGAAATTGCAGGATTGCGGTTGGGGTTGATGGAAGTGCTGGGAGTGAAGAACGAAGCCGAGCGGCAGCATGAACTGGCCGAACTGGGCACCGGGGCCGATCAGCCGGGACCGATCCGTTCCATGTGTGGAGCCAAGGATCTGGCGTCCCTCAAGCAGTATTACGAGAGCGCAGTCTCCGCGCTGGAACAGCGCGTCGCCGCGACCAGGCCGGATGATCCGAAGCTTCCGTACCTGCGCACGCTGATTGTGCTGACCAAGAAGGTGGAGCTCGATTTGACGCATCAGATCGAGGGGCTCATGCATCTCTATCGGGACCTTGATGAGATGCATGATTTTGTCCATGAGATTTACCCGGCGGAGTAG
- a CDS encoding Y-family DNA polymerase — MPPIFALVDCNNFYASCERVFNPKLDGKPIVVLSNNDGCVVARSNEAKALGIAMGVPEFQIRPLLRAHQVQVFSSNYTLYGDMSQRVMETLEQFCPDLEIYSIDEAFLSLSGFTSRNFTKYGRTIRTTVKRWTGLPVSVGIAETKTLAKIANRVAKRTPDTNGVFDLLACPDRDALLGRVPIEDVWGIGRNLIRLLNQHGIMTALQLREADDQWIRKHLGIVGLRLVMELRGISCLDLEECPAPKQSLTCSRAFGQLISTLVDMEEAVSSYTSRVAEKLRHERLAATVVTVCLTTNEFKEGPQYSNTLTLKLPIATDSTSDLIKSALQGIRTIYREGYRYKKAGVTLTGLVSASQAQADLFDSQDRRKSQRLMSALDAVNDRWGAGTLHYASSGIHKAWKTQFQHRSPAYTTDWTALPIVTA; from the coding sequence ATGCCTCCCATCTTTGCCCTCGTCGATTGCAATAACTTCTATGCCTCCTGCGAGCGGGTGTTTAACCCAAAGCTGGATGGTAAACCTATTGTCGTCTTGTCCAACAATGACGGCTGTGTGGTGGCTCGCTCCAATGAAGCCAAGGCGCTTGGCATTGCGATGGGTGTGCCAGAGTTTCAGATTCGCCCGCTCCTGCGTGCCCATCAGGTGCAGGTGTTTTCCTCGAACTACACCCTGTATGGGGATATGTCTCAGCGGGTCATGGAAACCTTGGAACAGTTCTGCCCGGATCTCGAAATCTACTCGATTGATGAAGCCTTCCTGAGTCTGTCCGGGTTCACCTCTAGGAACTTCACGAAGTACGGCCGTACCATTCGGACCACGGTGAAGCGCTGGACCGGCCTTCCGGTGTCGGTCGGCATCGCGGAGACCAAGACCCTCGCCAAGATCGCCAACCGTGTGGCAAAACGCACACCAGATACGAACGGGGTGTTCGATCTACTGGCCTGTCCCGATCGAGACGCCTTGCTAGGCCGAGTGCCGATTGAGGATGTCTGGGGGATCGGGCGAAACCTGATCAGGCTTCTGAATCAGCATGGCATCATGACGGCGCTCCAACTCCGCGAGGCTGATGACCAGTGGATCAGAAAGCATCTGGGCATCGTGGGACTTCGTTTGGTGATGGAGTTACGTGGAATCTCCTGCTTAGACCTGGAAGAGTGTCCCGCTCCGAAGCAGAGCCTGACATGCTCACGGGCGTTTGGGCAGCTCATCAGTACCCTAGTCGACATGGAAGAGGCGGTCTCGTCCTATACGTCACGTGTGGCGGAGAAGTTGAGACACGAACGACTGGCCGCGACCGTGGTAACGGTGTGTCTTACGACGAACGAATTCAAAGAAGGTCCACAGTACAGCAACACACTGACACTGAAGCTGCCGATTGCGACCGACTCTACCTCCGACCTCATCAAGTCAGCGCTTCAGGGAATCCGCACCATCTATCGAGAGGGGTATCGCTACAAGAAAGCGGGGGTGACCCTGACAGGCCTGGTCTCTGCCAGTCAGGCACAGGCCGATCTGTTCGACTCTCAAGACAGGAGAAAGTCCCAGCGGCTGATGTCCGCACTCGATGCGGTCAATGATCGGTGGGGCGCCGGCACCCTCCATTATGCTTCCAGCGGTATTCACAAAGCCTGGAAGACGCAGTTTCAGCACCGTTCGCCGGCCTATACGACGGATTGGACTGCGTTGCCAATCGTGACGGCCTAG
- a CDS encoding PilZ domain-containing protein, with protein sequence MPFSIRPYRRFPAQSSVTYNAGSFQGQGTVWNLSLSGLRLSGDLPMRPGETLSLTVTLPNEQRIEIPEAVVRWSRGEEFAAETRLIEPHTQARLEHYVKRLVQEPGKRFP encoded by the coding sequence ATGCCGTTCTCGATTCGCCCCTACCGTCGCTTTCCTGCGCAATCTTCCGTCACATACAACGCAGGCTCATTTCAGGGGCAAGGCACCGTCTGGAATCTTTCACTCAGCGGATTGCGTCTTTCTGGTGATCTCCCCATGCGGCCAGGGGAAACGCTTTCGCTGACAGTCACCCTCCCGAATGAGCAACGCATCGAGATTCCTGAAGCCGTGGTCCGATGGTCGAGAGGAGAGGAATTTGCCGCCGAAACTCGGTTGATTGAGCCGCACACCCAGGCGCGTCTGGAGCATTACGTGAAACGATTAGTGCAGGAGCCCGGGAAGAGGTTCCCATGA
- a CDS encoding LexA family protein: MPMNVDAIYAPDLSTRYALPVFLGRLPAGFPSPADDYIEGKLDLNRHLIKHPAATFFVRVTGDSMLEAGIHSRDILIVDRSLEAIDGNVIVAALDGELTVKRLYKRNNILRLLPANKNYQPIEIQAQQSFEIWGVVTNVIHAL; this comes from the coding sequence ATGCCGATGAATGTGGATGCCATTTACGCCCCTGATCTCTCGACGCGGTATGCCCTCCCCGTCTTTCTTGGTCGGCTGCCCGCAGGCTTTCCCTCTCCGGCTGACGACTATATCGAGGGGAAGCTCGATCTAAATCGGCACCTCATCAAGCACCCGGCCGCCACGTTCTTTGTGCGCGTGACCGGCGACTCGATGTTGGAGGCCGGGATTCATTCTCGTGACATCCTGATCGTAGATCGTTCCCTAGAAGCCATTGACGGAAACGTGATCGTGGCGGCTCTGGACGGAGAATTGACGGTCAAACGTCTCTATAAGCGGAACAATATCCTACGCCTTCTCCCAGCCAACAAGAATTATCAGCCCATCGAGATTCAGGCCCAACAGTCCTTTGAGATTTGGGGTGTCGTCACCAACGTCATCCACGCGCTCTGA